The Saccharomyces paradoxus chromosome VIII, complete sequence genome has a window encoding:
- the ERG7 gene encoding lanosterol synthase ERG7 (Lanosterol synthase~similar to YHR072W), which translates to MTEFYSETIGLPKTDPRLWRLRTDDLGRESWEYLTPQEAANDPPSTFTQWLLQDPKFPQPHPELNKHSPSFSAFDACHNGASFFKLLQEPDSGIFPCQYKGPMFMTIGYVAVNYIAGIKIPEHERIEIIRYIVNTAHPVDGGWGLHSVDKSTVFGTVLNYVILRLLGLSKDHPVCVKARSTLLRLGGAIGSPHWGKIWLSALNLYKWDGVNPAPPETWLLPYSIPMHPGRWWVHTRGVYIPVSYLSLVKFTCPMTPLLEELRKEIYTKPFDKINFSKHRNTVCGVDLYYPHSTTLNIANNLVVFYEKYLRNRFIYSLSKKKVYDLIKTEIQNTDSLCIAPVNQAFCALVTLIEEGVDSEAFQRLQYRFKDALFHGPQGMTIMGTNGVQTWDCAFAIQYFFIAGLAERPEFYNTIVSAYKFLCRAQFDTECVPGSYRDKRKGAWGFSTKTQGYTVADCTAEAIKAIIMVKNSPVFSEVHHMISSERLFEGIDVLLNLQNVGSFEYGSFATYEKIKAPLAMETLNPAEVFGNIMVEYPYVECTDSSVLGLTYFHKYFDYRKEEIRTRIRIAIEFIKKSQLPDGSWYGSWGICFTYAGMFALEALHTVGETYENSSTVRKGCDFLVGKQMKDGGWGESMKSSELHSYVDSEKSLVVQTAWALIALLFAEYPNREVIDRGIELLKNRQEESGEWKFESVEGVFNHSCAIEYPSYRFLFPIKALGMYSKAYETHTL; encoded by the coding sequence ATGACAGAATTTTATTCTGAAACAATCGGTCTACCAAAGACAGATCCACGTCTTTGGAGATTGAGAACTGATGACCTAGGCCGAGAAAGTTGGGAATACTTAACCCCTCAGGAAGCTGCAAACGACCCGCCATCCACTTTTACACAATGGCTTCTTCAAGATCCCAAATTTCCTCAACCTCATCCAGAATTAAATAAGCATTCACCAAGCTTTTCAGCTTTCGATGCGTGCCATAATGGTgcatcttttttcaaactccTTCAAGAGCCTGACTCAGGTATTTTTCCATGCCAATATAAAGGGCCCATGTTCATGACTATCGGTTACGTAGCTGTAAACTACATCGCCGGTATCAAAATCCCTGAGCATGAGAGGATAGAAATAATTAGATATATCGTCAATACAGCACATCCGGTTGATGGCGGGTGGGGATTGCACTCTGTTGATAAGTCCACCGTTTTTGGTACAGTATTGAATTATGTTATCTTGCGTTTATTGGGCCTATCCAAGGACCACCCGGTTTGCGTTAAGGCAAGAAGCACATTGTTAAGATTAGGTGGTGCTATTGGATCTCCACACTGGGGGAAAATTTGGTTAAGTGCATTAAACTTGTATAAATGGGATGGTGTAAACCCTGCCCCTCCTGAAACTTGGTTGCTTCCATATTCAATACCTATGCATCCAGGAAGATGGTGGGTTCATACTAGAGGCGTTTATATTCCGGTCAGTTACCTGTCATTAGTCAAGTTCACCTGTCCAATGACCCCTCTTCTTGAAGAACTAAGGAAGGAAATTTACACCAAACCATTTGACAAGATTAACTTCTCCAAACACAGAAATACTGTCTGTGGAGTAGATCTATATTACCCACATTCTACTACTTTGAATATTGCAAACAACCTTGTTGTATTTTACGAAAAATACCTGAGAAACCGGTTCATTTATTCTCTatccaagaaaaaggttTATGATCTGATCAAAACGGAGATACAAAATACTGATTCCTTGTGTATAGCACCTGTTAACCAGGCATTTTGTGCCCTTGTTACtcttattgaagaaggcgTAGACTCTGAAGCGTTCCAGCGCCTCCAGTATAGGTTCAAGGATGCATTGTTCCATGGCCCACAGGGTATGACCATTATGGGAACAAATGGTGTACAAACCTGGGATTGTGCATTTGCCATTCAATACTTTTTCATCGCAGGTCTAGCAGAAAGACCAGAGTTTTATAATACAATTGTCTCTGCCTATAAATTCTTGTGTCGTGCTCAATTTGACACCGAATGCGTTCCAGGTAGTTATAGggataaaagaaaaggggCTTGGGGCTTCTCGACAAAGACGCAGGGCTATACAGTCGCTGATTGTACTGCAGAAGCGATCAAAGCCATCATTATGGTGAAAAACTCCCCAGTCTTTAGCGAAGTGCACCATATGATTAGTAGTGAACGTTTATTTGAAGGCATTGATGTGTTATTGAACCTACAAAACGTTGGATCTTTTGAATATGGTTCCTTTGCCACctatgaaaaaatcaaagccCCGCTAGCGATGGAGACATTGAATCCTGCTGAAGTTTTTGGTAACATAATGGTAGAATACCCATATGTGGAATGTACTGATTCATCCGTTCTTGGATTGACATATTTTCACAAGTATTTTGACTATAGAAAAGAGGAGATACGTACGCGCATCAGAATTGCTATCGAGTTCATCAAGAAATCTCAACTACCAGATGGGAGTTGGTATGGAAGCTGGGGCATTTGCTTCACATATGCCGGTATGTTTGCATTGGAGGCATTACACACCGTGGGGGAGACCTATGAAAATTCTTCGACGGTAAGAAAAGGTTGCGACTTCTTGGTGGGTAAACAGATGAAGGACGGTGGTTGGGGAGAATCAATGAAGTCCAGCGAATTGCACAGTTATGTGGATAGTGAAAAATCGCTAGTAGTTCAAACCGCATGGGCGCTCATTGCACTTCTTTTTGCTGAATACCCGAATAGAGAAGTCATTGACCGCGGTATTgagcttttgaaaaataggCAAGAAGAGTCCGGGGAATGGAAATTTGAAAGTGTAGAAGGCGTCTTCAACCACTCTTGTGCAATTGAATACCCAAGTTATCGATTTTTATTTCCCATTAAGGCATTAGGTATGTACAGCAAGGCATATGAAACACACACGCTTTAA
- the NOP10 gene encoding snoRNP complex protein NOP10 (Lanosterol synthase~similar to YHR072W) produces MHLMYTLGPDGKRIYTLNKVTETGEITKSAHPARFSPDDKYSRQRVTLKKRFGLVPGQ; encoded by the coding sequence atgCATTTGATGTACACTTTAGGCCCAGACGGCAAAAGAATCTATACATTGAACAAGGTCACCGAAACTGGTGAAATTACAAAATCTGCTCACCCAGCTAGATTTTCTCCAGACGACAAATATTCAAGACAAAGAGtaactttgaagaagaggtTTGGTTTGGTGCCAGGCCAATAA